A single Pseudodesulfovibrio aespoeensis Aspo-2 DNA region contains:
- a CDS encoding M15 family metallopeptidase, with product MDWLPTMLRHCVVHIILVCLLFAAGCAPVVFDSRLNASQAIWDNQPPGVAAEVQDRLVLVPVRYYGFDGRLHQGQVVIHRDLAQDIRMVFAVIRATRFPVESVIPVAHPLIQEQGVYGLSPDTNNTSAYVWRFAVGENRLSMHALGLAIDINPRLNPYVRGDLALPPGATYDPAVAGTLTADHPVVLGFRRLGWKWGGHWGSRGRVDPMHFQKIPRSLAAWVAKWRE from the coding sequence ATGGACTGGCTGCCCACTATGCTCCGGCACTGCGTTGTGCATATCATCCTGGTCTGTCTGCTGTTTGCCGCCGGTTGCGCTCCTGTTGTCTTTGACAGCCGTTTGAATGCGTCTCAGGCCATCTGGGACAATCAGCCTCCTGGCGTTGCGGCAGAAGTTCAGGACCGCCTCGTACTCGTCCCGGTGCGGTATTACGGTTTTGACGGACGGCTGCACCAGGGGCAGGTGGTCATCCACAGGGATCTGGCGCAGGACATCCGCATGGTCTTTGCGGTGATCAGGGCAACCCGGTTTCCAGTGGAGTCCGTCATCCCCGTTGCTCATCCCCTGATACAGGAGCAAGGGGTGTACGGCCTGTCGCCGGACACCAACAACACCTCCGCCTATGTCTGGCGATTCGCGGTGGGCGAGAACCGTCTGTCCATGCACGCTTTGGGGTTGGCCATCGACATCAACCCGCGCCTCAATCCGTATGTCCGGGGTGATCTGGCGCTGCCGCCGGGCGCGACCTATGATCCCGCTGTTGCGGGGACTCTGACCGCCGATCACCCCGTGGTCCTGGGCTTCAGGCGTCTTGGTTGGAAGTGGGGCGGCCACTGGGGCAGCCGGGGCCGGGTTGACCCCATGCATTTTCAGAAAATCCCCAGGAGCCTTGCGGCTTGGGTGGCGAAGTGGCGGGAGTGA
- a CDS encoding potassium channel family protein, with product MAQKLEIGVVGLGKFGLTLAKAMVDLGHDVIGVDRSEANIRRAQGVLSQVYQADATDEKALEQIGFKELETVVVSTGSSMEASILVVLNLQALGVGRIWVKAMSEEHERVLYKLGVPFVVFPEAYVAFQMAHRLAAPGLHDYLGLGKDVVTREILVSKWTGKTLRELNLTNTYSVQVIAYRHSGEADFSFVPQADKALEEGDVLVLLGNTKDVIKINNY from the coding sequence ATGGCGCAGAAATTGGAGATAGGGGTTGTCGGGCTGGGCAAGTTCGGCCTGACCTTGGCCAAGGCCATGGTTGACCTGGGGCACGACGTGATCGGCGTGGATCGCAGCGAAGCCAACATCCGCAGGGCGCAGGGAGTGCTGAGCCAAGTCTATCAGGCCGACGCCACGGACGAGAAGGCTCTGGAGCAGATCGGGTTCAAGGAGCTTGAGACCGTGGTGGTCTCCACCGGTTCGTCCATGGAGGCGAGCATCCTGGTGGTGCTCAATCTTCAGGCCCTGGGCGTGGGCCGCATCTGGGTCAAGGCCATGAGCGAGGAACACGAGCGGGTGCTCTACAAGCTCGGCGTGCCCTTTGTGGTTTTTCCCGAGGCGTATGTGGCTTTTCAGATGGCCCACCGGTTGGCCGCGCCCGGACTGCACGACTACCTCGGTTTGGGCAAGGACGTGGTCACGCGCGAGATACTGGTCAGCAAGTGGACGGGAAAAACCTTGCGTGAACTGAACCTGACCAATACGTATTCCGTTCAGGTCATCGCCTACCGCCACAGCGGCGAGGCAGATTTCAGCTTTGTGCCCCAGGCCGACAAGGCGCTTGAGGAAGGGGACGTGCTTGTCCTGCTCGGCAACACCAAAGATGTGATCAAGATCAACAATTATTAG
- a CDS encoding biotin attachment protein: MLNIKELLDTVKASPYREIVIHAPHTGVVEFAGLKKGERVHGRSGEYKEKPGTLLAHLTREKNRKPLHAPEKGEIEAVRDDLEGRFVEAGEPLVTIKHFLTRQEVIELVLQKALYLFRAPERAKYYFVPEVDQKLKVSGKRSVKVHEGMELMIVSRMKRETPLAYSGPGGIIYSVYFGRGDNVDEGEPLIGVCPEDQLTVIQDVVARIQSEWEEE; this comes from the coding sequence GTGCTGAATATCAAAGAGTTGCTCGATACCGTCAAAGCCTCGCCCTACCGCGAGATCGTCATCCACGCGCCGCATACCGGCGTGGTCGAATTCGCGGGCCTGAAAAAAGGGGAGCGCGTGCATGGCCGCTCTGGCGAGTACAAGGAAAAGCCCGGAACCCTGCTGGCCCACCTGACCCGCGAGAAGAACCGAAAACCCCTCCATGCGCCGGAAAAGGGCGAGATCGAGGCGGTGCGCGACGACCTTGAGGGGCGTTTCGTGGAGGCGGGCGAGCCGCTGGTCACCATCAAGCACTTCCTGACCCGTCAGGAGGTCATCGAGTTGGTGCTGCAAAAGGCCCTGTACCTCTTCCGCGCCCCAGAGCGGGCCAAGTATTATTTCGTCCCCGAAGTGGACCAGAAGCTCAAGGTCTCGGGCAAGCGCTCGGTCAAGGTGCACGAGGGCATGGAGCTGATGATCGTCTCCCGCATGAAGCGCGAGACGCCCCTTGCCTACTCCGGGCCGGGTGGCATCATCTATTCCGTGTATTTTGGACGCGGCGACAACGTGGACGAGGGCGAGCCGCTCATCGGCGTCTGCCCCGAGGACCAGCTGACGGTCATCCAGGACGTGGTCGCCCGCATCCAGAGCGAATGGGAAGAGGAATAG
- a CDS encoding DEAD/DEAH box helicase — MTSGEEQIVKSILQNFIGDSIPEYILESANEMVAANGVSKLDLKKRDQYWDIDGQVQGDEFQNYTSEIGLNLNDRSINFYCNCPDSFSGVCRHVAATAVKLLKSLNSESGEKAPTPRTDWRQTFRPFFATELEPEAGRHYLIYRIYPELGRLQVAFFRARQNKSGISQVQNEVTLTQIVENPDWCDTSPALPGVAEQIGHYLDYWGHRVEIPAGLHSWFFRAVKNEYYLFLRETDQPVTIESKTMQLKLSPTLSEDGLMFDILLSREDKLPFSITDEEEIYFYGRLPLWVYYKNSFYPVQTGLDPKLVQSMVVKKPIVPHADVSEFLDRVWTRIPVSDLYGQEDFLERVGPIFQKAEYNPKLFLDEEGSLLILKVQNIYENEHGEFIMPGPNPDLQTGSYHVGGKSYLIRRSQEEEANLLAELHDMRFQPRNNHIWFMEQEEAINFLLDHYPQLVEAYRVFGEQNLTRYKVRTTQPIVIAEVESDEADKWFNLELSVEYDDQRVPIDEIWEAWTKGKRYVQLKDGSYTSLPESWLNKLGHKLKALGFDPEKAPKKQFNQFEAPVLDKILEDLPQAHTDSYYVKLKEKINNFNEIRLMEQPRKLQATLRPYQLQGMSYLNFLREYGFGGILADEMGLGKTIQTLSYIQSLVDSGVDGPNLIIVPTSVLPNWEREAQKFVPELKRLTIYGAKRDDLFQHIKDSHLVITTYALLRRDLEELLKYKYTSVILDEAQNIKNPNTITARSVRKLEAGLRVCLSGTPIENNLFELWSLFEFLMPGFLGSQHSFQRGIVKPIKDGDEETLDYLRSRVKPFILRRTKSEVAKDLPPKIETTHYCELVDEQRDLYNALAKKLKDQVLRDVEEKGMAKSQMSILDALLKLRQICCHPRLLKLDMPGVSTNLPSGKFDAFKDLVIDIIEGGHKVLVFSQFVRMLHVIRSWLQIREIPFAYLDGSSKDRFEQVDRFNDNPDIPIFLISLKAGGTGLNLTSADYVIHYDPWWNPAVENQATDRTHRIGQKRQVFAYKMICQNTVEERILKLQEQKKDVAESIIPGQSALKGLTRDDLEMLFEI, encoded by the coding sequence ATGACCAGTGGCGAAGAACAAATAGTCAAATCCATCCTCCAGAACTTCATTGGCGACAGCATCCCGGAATACATCCTGGAAAGCGCCAATGAAATGGTCGCGGCCAATGGAGTGTCCAAGCTCGACCTGAAGAAGCGCGACCAGTACTGGGACATCGACGGTCAGGTACAGGGCGACGAATTCCAGAACTACACCTCGGAGATCGGCCTCAACCTGAACGACCGGAGCATCAACTTCTACTGCAACTGTCCGGATTCCTTCTCCGGCGTCTGCCGCCACGTGGCGGCCACTGCGGTCAAGCTGCTCAAGTCGCTCAACTCCGAATCGGGCGAAAAGGCCCCCACCCCCCGCACCGACTGGCGCCAGACCTTCCGCCCCTTTTTCGCCACCGAGCTTGAGCCGGAGGCCGGGAGGCACTATCTCATCTACCGCATCTACCCGGAGCTCGGGCGGCTCCAGGTGGCCTTTTTCCGCGCCCGCCAGAACAAGTCGGGCATCTCCCAGGTGCAGAACGAAGTCACCCTGACCCAGATCGTGGAGAACCCGGACTGGTGCGACACCTCGCCCGCCCTGCCCGGCGTGGCCGAGCAGATAGGCCACTACCTCGACTACTGGGGCCACCGGGTCGAAATCCCGGCGGGCCTGCACTCCTGGTTCTTCCGCGCCGTCAAAAACGAATATTATCTCTTCCTGCGCGAGACCGACCAGCCTGTGACCATCGAGTCCAAGACCATGCAGCTCAAGCTCTCCCCGACCTTGAGCGAGGACGGACTGATGTTCGACATCCTCCTGTCCAGGGAGGACAAGCTGCCCTTCTCCATCACCGACGAGGAGGAGATCTATTTCTACGGGCGGCTGCCGCTTTGGGTCTACTACAAGAACTCCTTCTACCCGGTGCAGACAGGGCTGGACCCCAAGCTGGTGCAGAGCATGGTGGTGAAGAAACCCATTGTGCCCCATGCCGACGTGTCGGAATTCCTCGACCGCGTCTGGACCCGCATCCCGGTCTCTGACCTCTACGGCCAGGAGGACTTCCTGGAGCGCGTGGGGCCGATATTCCAGAAGGCCGAGTACAATCCCAAGCTCTTCCTGGACGAGGAAGGCAGCCTGCTGATCCTCAAGGTGCAGAACATCTACGAGAACGAGCACGGCGAATTCATCATGCCCGGTCCCAACCCGGACCTGCAGACCGGCAGCTACCACGTGGGCGGCAAGAGCTACCTCATCAGACGCTCCCAGGAGGAGGAAGCCAACCTGCTGGCCGAGCTGCACGACATGCGCTTCCAGCCCAGGAACAACCACATCTGGTTCATGGAGCAGGAGGAGGCCATCAACTTCCTGCTCGACCACTATCCCCAGCTGGTCGAGGCATACCGCGTCTTCGGCGAGCAAAACCTGACCCGCTACAAAGTGCGCACCACCCAACCCATTGTCATCGCCGAGGTGGAATCCGACGAGGCGGACAAGTGGTTCAACCTGGAACTCTCGGTGGAGTACGACGACCAGCGCGTGCCCATCGACGAGATATGGGAGGCGTGGACCAAGGGCAAACGGTATGTCCAGCTCAAGGACGGCTCATACACCAGCCTGCCCGAATCCTGGCTCAACAAGCTCGGCCACAAACTCAAGGCCCTGGGCTTTGATCCCGAAAAGGCGCCCAAGAAGCAGTTCAACCAGTTCGAGGCCCCGGTGCTCGACAAGATACTGGAAGATCTGCCCCAGGCGCACACAGACTCGTACTACGTCAAGCTCAAAGAAAAAATAAACAATTTCAACGAAATAAGACTAATGGAGCAACCCCGGAAGCTCCAGGCCACCCTGCGGCCCTACCAGCTCCAGGGCATGAGCTACCTCAACTTCCTGCGCGAGTACGGGTTCGGCGGCATCCTGGCCGACGAGATGGGCCTGGGCAAGACCATCCAGACCCTCTCCTACATCCAGTCCCTGGTGGACTCCGGCGTGGATGGCCCCAACCTGATCATCGTGCCCACCTCGGTCCTGCCCAACTGGGAGCGCGAGGCGCAAAAATTCGTGCCCGAACTCAAGCGGCTGACCATCTACGGTGCCAAGCGCGACGACCTCTTCCAGCACATCAAGGACTCGCATCTGGTCATCACCACCTATGCCCTGCTGCGCCGGGATCTCGAAGAGCTGCTCAAGTACAAGTACACCAGCGTCATCCTCGACGAGGCGCAGAACATCAAGAACCCCAACACCATCACGGCACGCTCGGTGCGCAAACTCGAAGCCGGGCTGCGCGTCTGCCTTTCGGGCACGCCCATCGAGAACAACCTTTTCGAGCTGTGGTCGCTCTTCGAATTTCTCATGCCCGGCTTCCTCGGGTCGCAGCATTCCTTCCAGCGGGGCATCGTCAAGCCCATCAAGGACGGCGACGAGGAGACCCTCGACTACCTGCGCTCCAGGGTCAAACCGTTCATCCTGCGCCGCACCAAATCCGAGGTGGCCAAGGATCTGCCGCCCAAGATCGAGACCACGCACTACTGCGAGCTGGTGGACGAACAGCGCGACCTCTACAACGCCCTGGCCAAGAAGCTCAAGGATCAGGTGCTGCGCGACGTGGAGGAAAAGGGCATGGCCAAGAGCCAGATGTCCATCCTCGACGCCCTGCTCAAGCTGCGCCAGATCTGCTGCCACCCGCGCCTGCTCAAGCTCGACATGCCCGGCGTGTCCACCAACCTGCCCTCGGGCAAGTTCGACGCCTTCAAGGACTTGGTGATTGACATCATCGAGGGCGGCCACAAGGTGCTGGTCTTCTCCCAGTTCGTACGCATGCTCCACGTCATCCGCAGCTGGCTCCAGATCCGCGAGATTCCCTTCGCCTACCTTGACGGCTCGTCCAAGGACCGCTTCGAGCAGGTGGACCGGTTCAATGACAACCCGGACATCCCCATCTTCCTCATCTCGCTCAAGGCGGGCGGCACGGGCCTCAACCTGACCAGCGCCGACTACGTCATCCACTACGACCCGTGGTGGAACCCGGCGGTGGAGAATCAGGCCACGGACCGCACCCACCGCATCGGCCAGAAGCGGCAGGTCTTCGCCTACAAGATGATCTGCCAGAACACGGTGGAAGAGCGCATCCTCAAGCTCCAGGAGCAGAAAAAGGACGTGGCCGAGTCCATCATTCCCGGCCAGTCCGCCCTCAAGGGGCTGACCCGCGACGATCTCGAAATGCTCTTCGAAATCTAG
- a CDS encoding RelA/SpoT family protein, with the protein MIRINQITDKVASYIDNPDLDLIQRAYVFSAQAHDGVVRRSGEPYISHPMNVAYLLAEMQLDEATVAAGLLHDTVEDTQASVDEIEEFFGSDVADIVDGVTKISQMDFESKAVQQAENIRKLILAMAEDIRVLMVKLADRLHNMRTLEFMKPVKQRLIAQETQDIYAPLANRLGLHRVKTELEDLCLRYLKPDVFDQLSQAVSEHRASGEPYIDKVIDLINDMLKKNKIKGRVYGRTKHLHSIHVKMEQQGLTFDEIYDLIAFRIILESVKDCYAVLGLIHSIWRPVPGRFKDYISIPKANMYQSLHSTVIGPDGERIEVQIRTEEMNRIAEYGVAAHWQYKEVGKGSKRARSADTRDAERYTWLRQIMDWQRELSDPREFMASLRLEMFQEEVYVFTPSGDIKELPEGATPVDFAYAIHSEVGDKCAGAKVNGRIVPLHSPLKNGDSVEIITDKNRMPSRDWLKFVKTAKARTRIKQYIRTVERERAIALGRELLEKEGRRLGINVQKAIKDGDFIKLVEGFNCGSVDDLLTQVGFSRFTPRKVVKKLYSVIHGESMDLRKVRDKEEESAPAPDPKKKPKTDGLQISGVDNVLVRFASCCNPLPGEPIIGYITRGRGVTVHRIDCHNVKNFEEERLVGVNWEGVEEKPYPAKIKIKCLNKTGMLGKICSMLAEQNVNIDSGSFESKVDGTSVLEFTVEVKDLDQLYSALSKVKALKAVQEALRVS; encoded by the coding sequence ATGATTCGCATCAACCAGATCACCGATAAGGTGGCGTCATATATAGATAATCCTGACCTGGATCTGATCCAGCGGGCCTATGTTTTTTCCGCCCAGGCGCACGACGGCGTGGTCCGCCGCTCCGGCGAGCCGTACATCTCCCATCCCATGAATGTGGCCTACCTGCTGGCCGAGATGCAGCTCGACGAGGCCACGGTGGCCGCCGGGCTGCTGCACGACACGGTGGAGGACACCCAGGCCTCGGTGGACGAGATCGAGGAATTCTTTGGCTCGGATGTGGCCGACATCGTAGACGGGGTGACCAAGATCAGCCAGATGGACTTCGAATCCAAGGCCGTGCAGCAGGCGGAGAACATCCGCAAGCTGATCCTGGCCATGGCCGAGGATATCCGCGTGCTCATGGTCAAGCTGGCCGACCGGTTGCACAACATGCGCACCCTGGAGTTCATGAAGCCGGTCAAGCAGCGGCTCATCGCCCAGGAGACACAGGACATCTACGCACCCCTGGCCAACCGCCTCGGCCTGCACCGGGTCAAGACCGAGCTTGAGGACCTCTGCCTCAGGTATCTCAAGCCCGATGTCTTCGACCAGTTGAGCCAGGCCGTGTCCGAGCACCGGGCCTCCGGCGAGCCGTACATTGACAAGGTCATCGACCTGATCAACGACATGCTCAAGAAGAACAAGATCAAGGGGCGCGTTTACGGGCGCACCAAACACCTGCACTCCATCCATGTGAAGATGGAGCAGCAGGGGCTGACCTTCGACGAGATATACGACCTCATCGCCTTCCGCATCATTCTCGAATCCGTCAAGGACTGCTACGCCGTGCTGGGGCTCATCCACTCCATCTGGCGGCCCGTGCCGGGGCGGTTCAAGGACTACATCTCCATCCCCAAGGCCAACATGTACCAGAGCCTGCACTCCACCGTCATCGGCCCGGACGGGGAGCGCATCGAGGTGCAGATCCGCACCGAGGAGATGAACCGCATCGCCGAGTACGGCGTGGCCGCCCATTGGCAGTACAAGGAGGTGGGCAAGGGGAGCAAGCGGGCCAGGAGCGCCGACACCCGCGACGCCGAGCGTTACACCTGGCTGCGGCAGATCATGGATTGGCAGCGCGAGCTTTCGGACCCGCGCGAGTTCATGGCCTCGCTGCGGCTTGAGATGTTTCAGGAGGAGGTCTACGTCTTCACGCCCAGCGGCGACATCAAGGAGTTGCCAGAAGGCGCGACCCCGGTGGATTTTGCCTACGCCATTCACTCCGAGGTAGGCGACAAGTGTGCCGGGGCCAAGGTCAATGGCCGCATCGTGCCGCTGCACAGCCCGCTCAAGAACGGCGACTCGGTGGAGATCATCACCGACAAGAACCGGATGCCCAGCCGCGATTGGCTCAAGTTCGTCAAGACGGCCAAGGCGCGCACACGCATCAAGCAGTACATCCGCACCGTGGAGCGCGAGCGGGCCATCGCCCTGGGCCGCGAACTGCTGGAGAAAGAGGGCCGCCGCCTGGGCATCAACGTCCAGAAGGCGATCAAGGACGGCGACTTCATCAAGCTTGTGGAGGGCTTCAACTGCGGCAGCGTGGATGACCTGCTGACCCAGGTGGGGTTTTCGCGCTTCACCCCGCGCAAGGTGGTCAAGAAGCTCTACTCGGTCATCCACGGCGAGAGTATGGACCTGCGCAAGGTCCGGGATAAGGAGGAGGAGAGCGCCCCTGCGCCGGATCCGAAGAAGAAGCCCAAGACAGACGGTCTCCAGATTTCGGGTGTGGACAACGTCCTGGTCCGATTCGCCAGTTGCTGCAATCCGTTGCCCGGCGAGCCCATCATCGGCTACATCACCCGTGGCCGGGGTGTGACCGTCCACCGCATCGATTGTCATAACGTCAAGAATTTCGAGGAGGAACGGCTCGTCGGCGTCAATTGGGAAGGCGTCGAGGAGAAGCCGTATCCGGCCAAGATCAAGATCAAGTGTCTGAACAAGACCGGCATGCTTGGCAAGATATGCTCCATGCTGGCCGAGCAGAACGTCAACATCGATTCGGGCAGCTTCGAGTCCAAGGTGGACGGCACCTCGGTGCTGGAGTTCACCGTGGAGGTCAAGGACCTGGACCAGCTCTACAGCGCCCTGTCCAAGGTCAAGGCGCTCAAGGCGGTGCAGGAGGCGTTGCGCGTTTCCTGA
- a CDS encoding peptide-binding protein gives MRLPTPLMFSLAMALAMAFLAACGEGGGPATPVRPVDQAALPSEPQYGGSIVEAMLGEPDNLISALSTSGASHSVASQIFVGLIKYDKDIELVPYAAKSFEVLDEGRLIRFTLREDIRWFDGEPLTAEDVEFTYRLMIDPTTPTAYAENFKAVKAFRLTGRYSFEVEYDQPFAKALITWAMDILPKHAMEGEDLLNTKYSREPLGAGPYMLKEWTPGSRIVLEANPDHFEGRPYIDRVIYRMIPDLSTQFLELKAGNLDTMDLTPLQYLYQTSGPGWDGSFNKFEYLASGYAFLGFNMNHPFFKDVRVRRAIDHAIDRREIVKGVLYGLGEMANGPYKPGTWQYNEAVKPRTYDPQRSRELLAEAGWADSDGDGILDRDGVPFAFSIITNQGNTQRIKSGVIIQQRLRDVGIKVELRTVEWAAFIKEFVDKGRFDAVILSWNILQDPDIYSVWHSSQAVERGLNFTRYVNPELDALLERGRRLVDPKARKPIYDEVQRILHDEVPYCFLYVPKSLPIVQARVRNIQAAPAGIAYNFPKWWIPKSLQMQP, from the coding sequence ATGAGACTGCCAACCCCCCTGATGTTTTCCCTTGCCATGGCCCTTGCCATGGCCTTTCTTGCGGCATGCGGCGAGGGGGGCGGCCCGGCCACGCCCGTCAGGCCGGTCGATCAGGCCGCGCTCCCGTCCGAACCGCAATATGGGGGCAGCATTGTCGAGGCCATGCTCGGCGAGCCGGACAATCTCATCTCGGCCCTTTCCACCAGCGGAGCCTCCCATTCCGTGGCCTCGCAGATATTCGTCGGCCTGATCAAGTATGACAAGGACATTGAGCTCGTGCCCTACGCGGCCAAGTCCTTCGAGGTGCTCGACGAGGGGCGGCTCATCCGGTTCACCCTGCGCGAGGACATCCGCTGGTTCGACGGCGAGCCGCTCACGGCAGAGGACGTGGAATTCACCTACCGGCTGATGATCGACCCGACAACGCCCACGGCCTATGCCGAGAATTTCAAGGCGGTCAAGGCGTTCCGGCTTACGGGCCGGTACTCGTTTGAGGTGGAGTACGACCAGCCCTTTGCCAAGGCGCTCATCACCTGGGCCATGGACATCCTGCCCAAACACGCCATGGAGGGCGAGGATCTGCTCAACACGAAGTACAGCCGCGAGCCCCTGGGGGCCGGGCCGTACATGCTCAAGGAGTGGACGCCCGGCAGCCGCATCGTGCTGGAGGCCAACCCGGACCATTTCGAGGGCAGGCCGTACATCGACAGGGTCATCTACCGGATGATTCCGGACCTCTCCACCCAGTTCCTGGAGCTCAAGGCGGGCAACCTCGACACCATGGACCTGACCCCGCTGCAATACCTCTACCAGACCAGCGGGCCGGGCTGGGACGGCAGCTTCAACAAGTTCGAGTACCTGGCCTCTGGCTACGCCTTTCTCGGCTTCAACATGAACCATCCGTTTTTCAAGGATGTCCGGGTGCGCCGGGCCATCGACCACGCCATTGACCGGCGCGAGATCGTCAAGGGCGTGCTCTACGGCCTGGGCGAGATGGCCAACGGGCCGTATAAGCCCGGCACTTGGCAGTACAACGAGGCCGTCAAGCCCCGAACCTATGACCCGCAGCGGTCAAGGGAGCTGCTGGCCGAGGCGGGCTGGGCGGATAGCGACGGCGACGGCATCCTGGACAGGGACGGGGTTCCCTTTGCCTTTTCCATCATCACCAACCAGGGCAACACCCAGCGCATCAAATCCGGGGTGATCATCCAGCAGCGGCTCAGGGACGTGGGCATCAAGGTGGAGCTGCGCACAGTGGAGTGGGCGGCCTTTATCAAGGAGTTCGTGGACAAGGGGCGGTTCGACGCCGTGATCTTGAGTTGGAACATCCTCCAGGACCCGGACATCTACAGCGTCTGGCATTCGTCACAGGCCGTGGAGCGGGGGCTCAACTTCACCCGCTACGTCAATCCTGAACTGGATGCGCTGCTGGAGCGGGGCCGCAGGCTGGTCGATCCGAAGGCGCGCAAGCCCATCTACGACGAAGTGCAGCGCATATTGCATGACGAGGTGCCGTACTGCTTCCTGTATGTTCCCAAATCCCTGCCCATTGTGCAGGCCAGGGTGCGCAATATCCAGGCCGCCCCGGCGGGCATTGCCTACAACTTTCCCAAATGGTGGATACCGAAATCGCTGCAGATGCAGCCGTAG
- a CDS encoding single-stranded DNA-binding protein, whose translation MAGSMNKVILIGRLGRDPELSYTPNGQARAKFSIATDEGYRDKQTGQKVERTEWHNIVAWRQTAEFCGNYLGKGRLVLVEGKLQTRKWQDQATGQDRYMTEIVADNVQGLDRAPDGQQAQQGGYQQNSNQQQGGYQQQAQGQGQRRQQQEPDEDLGPAFPSEASGMDDVPF comes from the coding sequence ATGGCTGGCAGTATGAACAAAGTGATTCTTATAGGCAGGCTCGGGCGCGATCCCGAACTGTCATATACGCCCAACGGACAGGCCAGGGCCAAGTTTTCCATCGCCACGGACGAGGGCTACCGCGACAAGCAGACCGGCCAGAAGGTCGAGCGTACCGAGTGGCACAACATTGTGGCCTGGCGGCAGACGGCTGAATTCTGCGGCAACTATCTCGGCAAGGGCCGTCTGGTCCTGGTGGAGGGCAAGTTGCAGACCCGCAAGTGGCAGGATCAGGCCACTGGCCAGGACCGCTACATGACCGAGATCGTGGCCGACAACGTGCAGGGCCTGGACCGCGCCCCTGACGGCCAGCAGGCTCAGCAGGGCGGCTATCAGCAGAACAGTAACCAGCAGCAGGGCGGCTATCAGCAGCAGGCTCAGGGGCAGGGCCAGCGCCGCCAGCAGCAGGAGCCCGACGAAGACCTCGGTCCGGCCTTTCCCTCCGAAGCCAGCGGCATGGACGACGTGCCGTTCTGA
- the aroC gene encoding chorismate synthase, producing MSGNVFGTMFRLTTYGESHGPGLGGVIDGCPAGIPLDEAMLQRELDRRKPGQGGLASTARKEADRVRILSGVFEGVTTGTPIGFHVENTDHRSNDYSAIRDIFRPGHADFAFNAKFGLRDYRGGGRSSGRETVSRVAGGAIAQELLRAEGISIFAYTVELGGIAARLIDWEGAQDRPYFSPDPDAPAAWEERIKRVKGQGDTLGGVVEVRAICVPAGLGEPVFDKLDARLAYALMSVGAVKAVEIGSGCGAARSLGSENNDPISPEGFASNNAGGILGGISSGQDIVARAYIKPIPSIAREQRTVTRTGEAATITVGGRHDIAAIPRINPVLKAMTALTLADLLLMDRRLGLRE from the coding sequence ATGAGCGGCAACGTCTTCGGCACCATGTTTCGGCTGACCACTTATGGCGAGTCCCATGGACCCGGCCTGGGCGGCGTCATCGACGGCTGCCCGGCGGGGATTCCCCTGGACGAGGCCATGCTCCAGCGCGAGCTGGACCGGCGCAAACCGGGCCAGGGCGGTCTGGCCTCCACGGCGCGCAAGGAGGCGGACCGCGTGCGCATCCTTTCCGGCGTCTTCGAGGGGGTGACCACGGGCACGCCCATTGGCTTTCATGTGGAGAACACCGATCACCGCTCCAACGACTATTCCGCCATCAGGGACATTTTCCGTCCCGGTCACGCGGACTTTGCCTTCAACGCCAAGTTCGGCCTGCGCGACTATCGGGGCGGCGGGCGGTCCTCGGGCCGGGAGACCGTCAGCCGCGTGGCGGGCGGGGCCATCGCCCAGGAGCTGCTGCGCGCCGAGGGCATTTCGATTTTCGCCTATACCGTGGAACTGGGCGGCATAGCGGCCCGGCTCATTGATTGGGAAGGAGCGCAGGACAGGCCCTATTTCAGCCCTGACCCGGACGCCCCGGCTGCCTGGGAAGAGCGCATCAAGCGCGTCAAGGGCCAGGGCGACACCCTGGGCGGCGTGGTCGAGGTGCGCGCCATCTGCGTACCCGCCGGGCTGGGGGAGCCGGTCTTTGACAAGCTCGACGCCCGGCTGGCCTATGCGCTCATGTCCGTGGGCGCGGTCAAGGCGGTGGAGATCGGCTCGGGCTGCGGCGCGGCCCGGTCGCTGGGCAGTGAAAACAATGACCCCATCAGCCCGGAGGGCTTTGCCTCCAACAATGCGGGCGGCATCCTCGGCGGCATTTCGTCAGGCCAGGACATCGTGGCCAGGGCCTACATCAAGCCCATCCCGTCCATTGCCCGCGAGCAGCGCACCGTGACCCGGACAGGCGAGGCTGCCACCATCACCGTGGGCGGGCGGCACGATATCGCCGCCATCCCGCGCATCAACCCAGTGCTCAAGGCCATGACCGCCCTGACCCTGGCCGACCTGCTCCTGATGGACAGGCGGCTGGGCCTGCGCGAGTAG